In Desulfosediminicola ganghwensis, a single window of DNA contains:
- a CDS encoding type IV pilus twitching motility protein PilT translates to MAQIDAFFKLMNDEGASDLHMVAGQQPVLRIRGDMERVKFKDLDNDELRAMLYEICPEEKIKDFEETGDIDFGYEIPGLARYRCNFFQQKYGVGAVFREIPSEIMTCEQLGLPKVVSRLAYLPKGLVLVTGPTGSGKSTTLAAIVDEANKARKDHILTVEDPIEFVHRSQKSVVNHREVGTHTKSFSAALRGALREDPDIIMVGEMRDLETISLAMEAAMTGHLVFGTLHTINAMKTVDRIIEIFPAEQQGQVRSTLADALRAVVSQTLFKRTDVKGRCAALEIMIATPAVRNLIREGKTFQLLSVMQTGKKFGMQTLDDAILEYLDKRMISPDDAYSNAVEKAKFAKFLKKPPSDFTEV, encoded by the coding sequence ATGGCTCAGATTGACGCGTTTTTTAAATTGATGAACGATGAAGGTGCATCGGATTTGCACATGGTTGCCGGGCAGCAACCTGTTCTCCGTATTCGTGGTGATATGGAGCGGGTGAAGTTCAAGGATCTGGACAACGATGAACTTCGTGCCATGCTCTATGAAATCTGCCCTGAAGAGAAGATCAAGGATTTTGAGGAGACCGGCGACATTGACTTTGGTTATGAGATTCCTGGTCTTGCCCGCTACAGGTGCAATTTCTTCCAGCAAAAATACGGGGTAGGTGCGGTATTTCGTGAGATTCCAAGTGAGATTATGACCTGCGAGCAGCTCGGTCTGCCTAAAGTGGTTTCCAGGCTCGCCTATCTGCCGAAAGGACTGGTTCTGGTGACAGGTCCCACCGGTTCCGGTAAATCTACTACGCTTGCGGCAATCGTTGATGAGGCCAATAAGGCACGAAAAGATCATATCCTGACTGTCGAAGATCCTATAGAATTTGTGCATCGCAGCCAGAAATCTGTTGTGAACCATCGAGAGGTGGGAACTCACACCAAAAGCTTCTCTGCTGCCCTTCGAGGCGCACTGCGTGAAGATCCGGATATCATCATGGTTGGTGAGATGCGCGACCTGGAAACCATCTCACTGGCAATGGAAGCGGCAATGACCGGTCACTTGGTTTTCGGTACCCTGCATACTATCAACGCCATGAAGACGGTTGACCGTATTATTGAAATTTTCCCTGCGGAGCAGCAGGGGCAGGTGCGGTCCACTTTGGCGGATGCTCTGCGTGCGGTTGTTTCCCAGACTTTGTTTAAGCGCACTGATGTGAAAGGTCGTTGTGCAGCGCTTGAGATCATGATTGCGACTCCGGCGGTTCGAAATCTTATCCGTGAGGGGAAAACATTCCAGCTCCTTTCGGTTATGCAGACCGGTAAGAAATTTGGTATGCAGACCCTTGACGATGCAATCTTGGAATATCTGGATAAGAGAATGATCAGCCCGGATGACGCATATTCAAATGCGGTAGAAAAAGCAAAATTTGCTAAATTTCTAAAAAAACCACCCTCTGATTTCACCGAAGTGTAG
- a CDS encoding TIGR00730 family Rossman fold protein translates to MVPTKRNCVHNGIRMEPKYCLDNTVIGDSWRMFRIMSEFVDGFDAMSAVDVPGVTIYGSARTDSSDPYYLLTEKIASELAKAGYAIITGGGPGLMEAANKGAFEAGGISIGLNISLPHEQDPNPYANFPLHFKYFFVRKVMFMKYSMAFICMPGGFGSLDELFESLTLIQTQRIKPFPIVLVGSEFWSGLADWIKDKLLGNGNISVDDMTLFRVLDDPDEVVSHIRKTVIF, encoded by the coding sequence ATGGTACCGACCAAGAGAAATTGTGTGCACAATGGTATCCGAATGGAACCAAAGTACTGCCTTGATAATACCGTAATCGGTGATTCCTGGCGCATGTTCAGAATAATGTCGGAATTTGTTGACGGCTTCGATGCAATGTCTGCGGTGGATGTTCCCGGGGTTACTATTTACGGTTCAGCCCGAACCGATTCTTCCGACCCCTATTATCTGCTTACGGAGAAGATTGCTTCTGAACTTGCCAAAGCGGGATATGCCATCATTACCGGTGGCGGCCCCGGTTTGATGGAGGCGGCCAACAAGGGAGCTTTTGAAGCAGGTGGAATTTCAATAGGTTTGAATATCAGCCTGCCGCATGAACAGGATCCAAATCCATACGCTAATTTCCCTTTACATTTCAAGTACTTTTTTGTACGAAAAGTGATGTTCATGAAGTATTCGATGGCATTTATCTGTATGCCAGGTGGCTTCGGCTCTCTGGATGAGTTGTTCGAATCCCTCACTTTAATTCAAACCCAGAGAATAAAACCGTTCCCGATAGTACTGGTTGGTAGCGAGTTTTGGTCTGGGCTTGCCGATTGGATTAAAGATAAACTTTTGGGGAACGGGAATATTAGTGTAGATGATATGACGCTATTCCGGGTGCTTGATGATCCTGATGAAGTTGTGAGTCATATCAGGAAGACAGTGATTTTCTGA
- a CDS encoding tetratricopeptide repeat protein, protein MKGSATMIEAFPFFLPKPVLEYEDFTTFARAFRKVVQAAIPGCGSIYITDGAVPESFHDQAGKYQCIALALDEIFLNGASVSVVEEGLLFSFSVQGDSSIVFIVDGVDPLIIQRAAEDWLLETREQLALKFLECKQSFTDPETGLLNNVHLFGELNSLGRESSYSIVLVKIPARNQGLRETFRNAQRAASALKYFCDNRFLLHHLGQNIYALLTDSEKMADVESFSSSLVHYLKRENFYRVHIGSSQFPAEDVSGDDAKLYNLRDDNEPGLLDEAWTALHEAARRGPFSFCDFSLLVNADKHPLRNHRGDILRRFRRAKSRGDKFCIIKLSLPESDTSTDVSARLQAVLECLELPEGVMLRFLGLDRGSIIFASGADRDGGLVLAQKIIAELQGIKEFSNLYAGVSCYPYLDFSSAEALQNAHKALLHAEFFGSGHSVLFDAVSLNISGDIYFGDGNLPKAIKEYKLGLRCDPEDVNLLNSLGVTYALMNRNNLARKTFTRVLEVDCENYMAHYNLGLGAQQKNDAVTALHHFTVAHSLCEKAGQQQDICCDLRLQLGKLCCRAKEYKQSVQYLTLWMDSMPESEQSRASRYLGEAYLGAGEPQRALPILQKALSQNPFDAEIMSMLGEAVWLAKEGAEIALSFCRKAVELEPQDSVLRLRLAKVQYHVGESESSLASLKKCRGASVNPVEVQLLKAMAYADLNQKLRARSWAEKVVGRGDDGGELYKKADLLIASL, encoded by the coding sequence ATGAAAGGATCCGCAACTATGATTGAAGCGTTTCCTTTCTTTTTACCCAAGCCGGTTCTTGAGTATGAAGATTTTACCACTTTTGCCAGGGCGTTTAGAAAGGTCGTACAAGCAGCGATTCCAGGGTGCGGTTCTATATACATAACTGACGGTGCCGTTCCTGAATCATTTCATGATCAGGCTGGAAAGTATCAGTGCATCGCTCTCGCACTGGATGAGATCTTCCTGAATGGCGCTTCGGTTTCTGTGGTAGAGGAAGGCCTTCTATTTTCCTTTAGCGTTCAGGGAGATAGCAGCATTGTTTTTATCGTAGATGGCGTTGATCCTTTGATCATACAGCGTGCAGCGGAGGATTGGCTGCTTGAGACCCGTGAGCAGCTGGCTCTGAAATTTCTTGAATGCAAACAGAGTTTCACTGACCCTGAAACCGGATTGTTGAACAACGTACACCTGTTTGGAGAGCTTAATTCCCTGGGGAGAGAAAGCTCGTACTCAATCGTTCTCGTGAAAATTCCTGCAAGGAACCAAGGACTCAGAGAGACATTCAGAAATGCTCAGCGAGCAGCATCTGCACTGAAATATTTTTGCGATAATCGATTTCTTCTTCACCATCTCGGGCAAAATATCTATGCACTTCTAACTGATAGTGAAAAGATGGCAGATGTTGAAAGCTTCAGTTCAAGTCTTGTTCATTATCTCAAGCGTGAAAATTTTTATCGGGTTCATATTGGCAGTAGTCAGTTTCCGGCAGAGGACGTTTCCGGGGACGATGCAAAACTGTATAATTTGCGCGATGACAATGAACCTGGTCTGCTCGATGAGGCGTGGACGGCTCTACACGAGGCAGCAAGAAGAGGGCCGTTTAGCTTTTGTGATTTCAGCTTGTTGGTGAATGCGGACAAACATCCGTTACGAAACCACAGGGGTGATATTCTCAGACGGTTCAGGAGGGCGAAATCCCGGGGGGACAAATTCTGCATTATTAAATTGAGCCTGCCGGAGTCTGATACGTCTACTGATGTTTCAGCCAGGCTCCAAGCGGTCTTGGAGTGCCTTGAGTTGCCTGAAGGTGTCATGCTCCGGTTCTTGGGTCTCGACAGGGGGAGTATAATTTTTGCCTCGGGCGCAGATAGAGACGGGGGGCTGGTGTTAGCCCAAAAAATAATTGCAGAATTGCAGGGAATCAAAGAGTTCTCAAACCTTTATGCCGGTGTGAGTTGTTACCCATATCTCGATTTCTCCAGTGCCGAGGCATTGCAGAATGCCCATAAGGCGTTGCTGCATGCAGAATTTTTCGGATCTGGCCACTCGGTATTGTTCGATGCCGTGTCACTCAATATAAGTGGGGACATTTATTTTGGTGATGGCAATCTTCCTAAAGCTATCAAGGAGTATAAACTTGGGCTTCGCTGCGATCCTGAGGATGTTAATCTGCTGAACAGTCTCGGGGTAACGTATGCGCTCATGAATCGTAACAACCTGGCTCGCAAGACATTTACCCGGGTACTTGAGGTTGATTGCGAAAACTACATGGCTCATTATAATCTCGGTCTGGGGGCACAGCAAAAAAACGATGCGGTTACCGCTCTGCATCACTTTACCGTGGCTCATTCTCTTTGCGAGAAAGCAGGCCAGCAGCAGGATATTTGTTGTGATTTGCGTTTGCAACTAGGCAAATTATGCTGCAGGGCTAAGGAGTATAAACAGAGCGTTCAGTATCTTACTCTCTGGATGGACAGCATGCCAGAATCGGAGCAGAGCAGAGCTTCACGTTATCTTGGTGAGGCATATCTTGGAGCGGGTGAGCCGCAGCGTGCTTTGCCTATCCTGCAAAAGGCCTTGAGCCAGAACCCTTTTGATGCAGAAATAATGAGCATGCTGGGTGAGGCGGTTTGGCTTGCGAAAGAAGGGGCTGAGATAGCGCTTTCATTCTGCAGGAAAGCAGTGGAGCTTGAGCCACAGGATTCTGTACTGCGATTACGGCTTGCCAAGGTGCAGTATCATGTGGGTGAAAGTGAAAGTTCATTAGCCAGCCTGAAGAAATGCCGTGGGGCATCAGTTAATCCCGTTGAGGTACAATTACTGAAAGCTATGGCATATGCAGATCTGAACCAAAAATTACGGGCACGGAGCTGGGCAGAAAAAGTGGTAGGTAGGGGTGATGATGGAGGTGAATTGTATAAAAAAGCAGATTTGTTAATAGCGTCTTTATAA
- the selA gene encoding L-seryl-tRNA(Sec) selenium transferase produces MENQKELLRALPKVDECLLWLKGEKRKDLPSRIVKESVQEAVAEERKKILDGVSGTDIKKQDEWVQLFLARIERKLAFNLRRVINGTGVVIHTNLGRSLLPGKAQKMLEQAAGYYSNLEFDLETGNRGSRYSLVEDIICDLTGAEAALVVNNNAAAVLLVLDTLCKGTEVIVSRGQLVEIGGSFRIPDVMAKSGADLVEVGATNRTHRYDYEQAITERTSMLLRVHTSNFRLIGFTSDVSAEELADIGKQHNLVTMEDLGSGSFIDLSRYGLMKEPTVQDVVKAGIDVVTFSGDKLLGGPQAGIIVGTKDVIARIKRNPLNRALRIDKFTLASLETILRYYYDLQGALANIPTLSMLTVDQAILKERAMRVIAEIQDTVSEKCKVELVQTNSRVGGGAMPECNLPSWAVQLDPLKLKVSKMEKLFRELQLPIIGRIENEKFLIDVRTIQEEEVLELCELIKEFFT; encoded by the coding sequence ATGGAAAATCAAAAAGAGCTACTGCGGGCGTTGCCAAAGGTAGACGAATGTCTCCTATGGCTCAAGGGCGAGAAAAGAAAAGATCTTCCTTCCCGAATTGTAAAGGAATCTGTGCAGGAGGCTGTCGCTGAAGAAAGAAAAAAAATTCTTGATGGCGTTTCTGGCACCGACATAAAAAAACAGGATGAGTGGGTTCAGCTCTTCCTTGCCAGGATTGAGAGGAAGCTGGCATTTAACTTAAGAAGGGTGATCAATGGTACTGGTGTTGTAATTCACACAAACCTCGGCCGATCTCTCCTCCCCGGTAAAGCACAGAAAATGCTTGAGCAGGCTGCCGGTTATTATTCGAATCTTGAGTTTGATCTTGAAACAGGTAACAGAGGCAGCAGATATAGTCTTGTCGAGGATATTATCTGTGATCTCACTGGTGCAGAGGCCGCTCTTGTCGTTAATAATAATGCAGCTGCCGTACTCTTGGTTCTCGATACCCTTTGTAAGGGAACAGAAGTTATAGTCTCCAGAGGACAACTCGTCGAAATAGGTGGTTCTTTTCGAATCCCCGATGTGATGGCAAAAAGCGGGGCTGATCTCGTAGAGGTTGGTGCCACGAATAGAACGCATCGGTACGATTATGAACAGGCCATAACTGAACGTACCTCCATGTTGCTTCGTGTTCATACCTCCAATTTCAGACTTATAGGCTTTACCTCAGATGTAAGCGCCGAAGAGCTCGCTGATATAGGTAAGCAGCATAATCTTGTGACCATGGAAGATCTAGGCAGCGGGAGCTTTATAGATCTTTCCCGGTATGGGTTGATGAAGGAACCGACTGTTCAGGACGTCGTGAAGGCTGGTATTGATGTGGTGACCTTCAGTGGCGATAAACTTTTGGGGGGACCGCAGGCCGGTATTATAGTCGGGACTAAAGATGTAATTGCTCGAATTAAACGAAATCCGCTCAACCGTGCTCTGCGGATTGACAAATTTACCCTCGCATCTTTAGAGACTATCCTGAGATATTATTATGATCTGCAGGGTGCGCTGGCAAATATTCCTACCCTCTCCATGTTGACCGTTGATCAGGCCATCCTGAAAGAGCGGGCCATGAGAGTCATAGCTGAAATACAGGATACAGTCAGTGAGAAATGTAAAGTGGAGCTTGTTCAAACCAACTCCAGGGTTGGGGGTGGGGCAATGCCTGAGTGTAATTTGCCAAGTTGGGCTGTCCAACTCGATCCCCTGAAGTTGAAAGTAAGTAAAATGGAGAAACTGTTTAGAGAGCTTCAACTACCGATTATCGGCAGAATTGAAAATGAGAAATTTCTCATTGATGTTCGTACAATTCAGGAAGAAGAAGTGCTTGAGCTGTGTGAGTTGATTAAGGAGTTCTTTACATGA
- a CDS encoding alanine/glycine:cation symporter family protein, which produces MEFIAALDALVGKVNSFAWGPPMLILLVGTGFWLTFALRGLQFTKLGHALWLALIKRKEDTDEPGDITHFQALMTALSATVGTGNIAGVATAIAIGGPGALFWMWITGLVGMATKYSEAILAVKYRVKDENGEMAGGPMYYISKGLNMPWLGAVFAVFASVAAFGIGNMVQSNSVADAVQATFNVPPMYTGIALMILTAAVVIGGIKSIGRVTSVLVPIMIVFYVIGAMYIILTHISEVPGALVFIVQQAFNPTAATGGFAGASIMLAIRMGVARGVFSNESGLGSAPIAAAAAQTKSPATQALVSMTQTFIDTIIVCTMTGLVLILTGLWSSGDTGAELTTKAFAAGMPGGAYIVTLGIILFAYSTMLGWCYYGEKSIEYLFGVKSIMPYRIVFIIFIGLGAIAKLSFVWNLSDTLNGLMAVPNLIGLLLLTPVIISETKKYFGNDK; this is translated from the coding sequence ATGGAATTCATCGCAGCTTTAGACGCACTCGTGGGGAAAGTTAACTCTTTCGCATGGGGCCCACCTATGCTTATTCTGCTTGTTGGTACAGGCTTTTGGCTAACATTTGCACTTCGTGGTCTGCAGTTCACCAAGCTTGGCCACGCCCTATGGCTGGCACTTATCAAACGCAAAGAAGATACTGATGAACCTGGAGATATCACCCACTTTCAGGCCCTGATGACAGCCCTTTCCGCTACTGTCGGTACCGGTAATATTGCCGGTGTTGCAACTGCGATCGCTATTGGTGGACCAGGCGCCCTCTTCTGGATGTGGATCACCGGCCTCGTAGGTATGGCAACCAAATATTCCGAGGCTATTCTTGCTGTTAAGTATCGTGTAAAAGATGAAAACGGCGAGATGGCCGGTGGACCGATGTATTACATCTCCAAAGGGTTGAACATGCCATGGCTTGGTGCGGTATTTGCCGTATTCGCCTCCGTGGCAGCTTTTGGTATCGGTAATATGGTTCAGTCCAACTCCGTTGCTGACGCAGTTCAGGCGACTTTCAACGTACCGCCTATGTATACTGGTATTGCTCTGATGATTTTAACTGCTGCAGTTGTTATTGGCGGTATTAAGTCTATCGGTCGCGTAACCTCTGTACTTGTTCCGATAATGATCGTATTTTACGTCATCGGTGCTATGTACATTATTCTGACCCACATCTCCGAAGTTCCAGGTGCACTGGTATTCATCGTACAGCAAGCCTTCAATCCAACTGCTGCTACTGGTGGTTTCGCTGGCGCTTCCATTATGCTCGCCATCCGTATGGGTGTTGCTCGTGGTGTCTTCTCAAATGAGTCCGGTCTCGGTTCCGCTCCTATCGCAGCTGCTGCCGCACAAACCAAATCTCCTGCAACACAGGCCTTGGTTTCAATGACCCAGACTTTTATCGATACCATCATTGTTTGTACCATGACCGGTCTGGTCCTCATCCTTACCGGCCTCTGGTCCAGTGGCGACACCGGTGCGGAACTTACCACCAAGGCTTTCGCTGCAGGTATGCCTGGTGGTGCGTATATAGTTACCCTCGGTATCATCCTGTTTGCGTATTCAACTATGCTTGGTTGGTGCTACTACGGTGAGAAATCCATCGAGTATCTGTTTGGTGTGAAATCTATCATGCCATACCGTATCGTATTCATTATCTTTATCGGTCTTGGCGCCATTGCCAAGCTGAGCTTCGTATGGAACCTCTCCGATACTCTTAATGGTTTGATGGCAGTTCCAAACCTTATAGGTTTGCTGCTACTTACTCCTGTCATTATCTCTGAAACAAAGAAATATTTCGGTAACGACAAGTAA
- a CDS encoding ABC transporter ATP-binding protein: protein MTDTTALTVRDLHKSFGKNEVLKGVSFTANKGDVIAVLGSSGSGKSTMLRCVNLLETPNSGLITVCGEPIRMTTNRRGEPVPVDRKQVERLRSKLTMVFQQFNLWSHMTILENVIEAPVHVLKVPKKIAIERAKHYLDKVGIHDKIDAYPAHLSGGQQQRAAIARALAMEPEVMLFDEPTSALDPELVGEVLQVMRNLAEEGRTMVVVTHEMGFAREVSTEVIYLSEGLIEEQGPPSEVFVRPKSERFSQFLNTVL from the coding sequence GTGACAGACACGACAGCCCTGACGGTTCGTGATCTACATAAAAGCTTTGGGAAAAATGAAGTATTGAAAGGCGTCTCTTTTACAGCCAATAAAGGAGACGTTATCGCTGTGCTTGGTTCAAGCGGTTCAGGAAAAAGCACTATGCTTCGTTGTGTTAACCTTCTTGAGACTCCAAACAGCGGGCTTATTACCGTATGCGGTGAACCTATTCGGATGACCACAAACCGCAGAGGTGAACCTGTTCCAGTTGACAGAAAACAAGTCGAGCGTCTGCGTTCTAAGCTGACCATGGTATTCCAGCAGTTCAATCTCTGGTCTCATATGACAATTCTGGAGAATGTCATTGAGGCACCCGTCCACGTTTTAAAGGTTCCAAAAAAAATAGCCATTGAGCGCGCCAAACACTACCTGGACAAGGTTGGTATTCACGACAAGATAGATGCCTACCCCGCCCATCTTTCCGGCGGCCAGCAGCAGCGCGCTGCTATAGCCCGGGCACTTGCCATGGAGCCTGAGGTGATGCTTTTTGACGAGCCCACTTCAGCACTTGATCCTGAGCTGGTCGGAGAGGTTCTTCAGGTTATGCGCAACCTGGCGGAAGAAGGGAGAACCATGGTTGTGGTAACTCACGAAATGGGATTTGCCCGTGAGGTTTCCACCGAGGTGATTTATCTTTCGGAAGGACTCATTGAAGAGCAGGGGCCGCCCTCAGAGGTTTTTGTTCGACCGAAATCTGAAAGGTTTTCTCAATTTTTAAATACTGTGCTGTAA
- a CDS encoding ABC transporter substrate-binding protein has translation MKRILTLVAIALLLSTGIAQAKEWTKVRVAIEGAYPPFSQVSPEGELVGFDVDIAKALCEAMGAEAVLVAQDWDGMIPGLMARKYDTIIASMSITEERLKKVDFTNKYYQTPAKFMVKKGLIPEFSPEALKGKVVGVQRETIHDKYLTETYGKDVDIKRYGSLDEAYLDVEAGRIDIVMADSVALMEGFLDQEKGKEYEFVGPDMVDPKFFGPGIGAAVRKQDSDLKDKLNKAIETIRANGTYEKIQNKYFNFNVYGE, from the coding sequence ATGAAGAGGATTTTAACTTTGGTAGCCATAGCTTTACTGCTCAGCACCGGAATTGCCCAGGCAAAAGAGTGGACAAAAGTACGTGTCGCAATTGAAGGCGCATACCCCCCATTCAGCCAGGTATCCCCCGAAGGTGAACTGGTTGGCTTTGATGTAGATATTGCCAAGGCACTTTGTGAGGCTATGGGAGCGGAAGCCGTGCTTGTTGCACAGGATTGGGATGGCATGATTCCTGGTCTCATGGCGCGTAAGTACGACACTATCATCGCTTCCATGTCCATTACCGAGGAACGTCTGAAGAAAGTTGACTTCACCAACAAGTATTACCAGACCCCAGCCAAGTTCATGGTAAAGAAAGGGCTCATCCCCGAGTTCTCCCCTGAGGCCCTGAAAGGTAAGGTGGTTGGTGTTCAGCGTGAGACTATTCACGATAAATATCTCACCGAAACCTACGGCAAGGATGTTGATATCAAGCGCTACGGTTCACTCGATGAGGCGTACCTGGATGTTGAAGCAGGACGTATTGATATCGTAATGGCTGACTCTGTTGCCCTGATGGAAGGTTTCCTTGATCAGGAAAAGGGTAAAGAGTACGAATTCGTTGGCCCTGACATGGTTGATCCGAAATTCTTCGGCCCAGGAATCGGCGCTGCAGTACGCAAGCAGGACAGTGACCTGAAAGACAAGCTGAACAAGGCTATCGAAACCATTCGTGCCAACGGTACCTACGAGAAAATCCAGAACAAGTACTTCAACTTCAACGTATACGGCGAATAA
- a CDS encoding ABC transporter permease, whose protein sequence is MIDLQGYGPSIAHGTLLTINVSLTSLALATLLGVLGALSKLSKSRLLRFVADVYTTVIRGVPDLVLMLLVFYGGQMLVNQVAYVVGYEGYVDINPYIAGVLTIGFIFGAYMAETFRGAIMAVPAGQLEAGAAYGMSSMQIVLRILLPQMVRHAIPGYGNNWLVLTKATALVSIIGLDDMVRKASLAAGATRMPFTFYAVVAINYLIITTVSIYLLQWLEKKYSLGVRKD, encoded by the coding sequence ATGATCGACCTGCAAGGATACGGACCCAGCATTGCCCATGGCACCCTGCTGACCATCAATGTTTCCCTCACCTCGCTTGCCCTGGCAACGTTACTCGGGGTATTGGGTGCGCTTTCCAAACTCTCTAAATCTCGTTTACTGCGTTTTGTTGCGGATGTTTATACAACCGTAATTCGCGGCGTACCTGATCTTGTATTGATGCTGCTTGTCTTCTACGGAGGCCAGATGCTTGTTAATCAGGTTGCATACGTAGTCGGCTACGAGGGGTACGTCGATATCAATCCGTATATTGCAGGAGTGTTGACCATTGGCTTTATCTTCGGAGCTTATATGGCGGAAACGTTTCGCGGTGCCATCATGGCTGTTCCCGCCGGCCAGCTCGAAGCAGGAGCCGCCTACGGAATGAGCAGCATGCAAATCGTATTGCGAATTCTTCTGCCGCAAATGGTTCGTCACGCCATACCGGGCTACGGCAACAACTGGCTGGTTCTCACGAAAGCAACCGCCCTGGTATCAATTATCGGCCTTGATGACATGGTACGAAAGGCGTCGCTTGCCGCAGGTGCTACTCGTATGCCGTTTACCTTCTATGCCGTTGTTGCCATCAACTACCTGATCATAACCACAGTATCCATCTATCTTTTGCAGTGGCTGGAGAAAAAATACAGTTTGGGAGTGAGAAAAGACTGA
- a CDS encoding ABC transporter permease: MNFSVIFENIDIYLEGLWVTLELVSLSLLFGFLLAVPLAVILTASKNPVITLPVRAFIYFFRGTPLLIQMFLVYYGMGQFDALKETFLWDYFKEAHFCALFTFALNTGAYTAEIFRGAIANTPSGEIEAAKAAGMSKPLMFRRIILPSAFRRALPAYGNEMIFMLHGTALASVITIVDITGAARIINSRFYSPYEAFITAAAFYMAITFTLVWILKKVEYRCLAHLRRDG, from the coding sequence ATGAATTTCTCCGTAATCTTCGAAAATATTGATATCTACCTCGAGGGCCTCTGGGTCACCCTTGAGTTAGTCAGCTTATCCCTGCTGTTCGGGTTTCTCCTTGCTGTTCCACTTGCGGTGATTCTTACTGCGAGCAAGAATCCCGTTATAACCTTACCGGTCAGAGCCTTTATTTACTTCTTCCGGGGTACACCGCTTTTGATCCAGATGTTTCTGGTTTACTATGGTATGGGCCAGTTTGATGCGCTTAAAGAGACCTTTCTCTGGGATTACTTCAAGGAAGCACACTTTTGCGCCCTGTTCACTTTTGCCCTGAATACCGGTGCTTATACGGCCGAAATATTCCGAGGCGCAATAGCCAACACCCCTTCTGGTGAGATTGAAGCCGCCAAAGCTGCCGGTATGTCAAAACCGCTGATGTTCAGGAGAATAATTCTGCCGAGTGCGTTCAGGCGTGCCCTGCCCGCTTATGGTAATGAAATGATCTTCATGCTCCATGGCACTGCTCTTGCCAGCGTTATCACCATTGTCGATATAACTGGCGCCGCACGTATCATCAACTCTCGCTTTTACAGTCCCTACGAGGCGTTCATTACTGCAGCAGCCTTTTACATGGCAATAACTTTCACCCTGGTCTGGATACTAAAAAAAGTTGAATACAGATGCCTGGCCCATTTGCGTCGTGACGGTTAG
- a CDS encoding cyclase family protein has protein sequence MEFIDLTHSIVETMPVYPGTEPPDIVEANSIDQHGFREKKISFYSHTGTHVDAPAHVFKGGRTLDDFPIDSFQGKAAVYTHKSDAKTIEVNHLRTIDTELKAADFLLIATGWDRYWGEDKYFRNFPVLSLEAVHWLEQFKLKGVGLDVISADPVDAAELVVHFALLQQNILIFENLKNLIRIPATLCNFTGLPLSIAAGDGSPIRAFAAVEQVDPC, from the coding sequence ATGGAATTTATAGATCTGACCCATTCAATTGTAGAGACTATGCCGGTTTATCCGGGTACTGAGCCTCCGGATATAGTCGAAGCAAACAGTATTGATCAGCATGGCTTCCGTGAGAAGAAAATTTCATTCTATTCACATACCGGTACTCATGTCGATGCTCCTGCTCATGTGTTCAAAGGCGGAAGGACTCTTGATGACTTTCCGATTGATTCTTTCCAGGGGAAAGCGGCAGTATATACTCACAAATCTGATGCTAAAACTATTGAAGTAAACCATTTAAGAACAATAGATACAGAACTCAAGGCTGCCGACTTTTTGTTGATCGCTACAGGCTGGGACAGGTATTGGGGGGAGGACAAATACTTTAGAAACTTTCCAGTATTATCTCTCGAGGCTGTGCACTGGCTGGAACAATTCAAGCTCAAAGGGGTCGGGCTTGATGTTATTTCGGCAGACCCGGTCGACGCAGCTGAACTGGTAGTGCATTTTGCGCTGTTACAGCAGAATATACTGATATTTGAAAATTTAAAAAATCTCATCAGGATTCCTGCCACATTATGCAATTTTACCGGATTACCTCTATCCATTGCGGCCGGTGATGGGTCGCCTATCAGGGCATTTGCGGCTGTAGAGCAAGTTGATCCGTGCTAG